One part of the Mariniflexile litorale genome encodes these proteins:
- a CDS encoding pseudouridine synthase, translating into MTEQEPIHRHFIIYKPYGVLSQFGSNDSKQQSKKFLGLLHDFPEGIMPIGRLDEKSEGLLLLTTDGKMSDFVNSQKVDKEYYAQVNGDITREAITQLSKGVEIGFDGKKYQTKPCKVFKLDAIPELPIRSQKIRDDRHGPTSWISIILNEGKFRQVRKMTSSVGFPTLRLVRVRVGNIHLSNMQVGDVVEVLDLI; encoded by the coding sequence ATGACAGAACAAGAACCCATACACCGCCACTTTATAATTTACAAACCGTACGGAGTTTTAAGTCAGTTTGGAAGCAATGATAGCAAGCAGCAATCTAAAAAATTTCTAGGTTTGTTACACGATTTTCCTGAAGGCATTATGCCTATTGGACGTTTGGATGAAAAATCGGAAGGCTTATTATTACTTACTACCGATGGTAAAATGAGCGATTTTGTAAACAGCCAAAAAGTAGATAAAGAATATTATGCCCAAGTTAATGGCGATATCACTCGTGAAGCTATAACACAATTGTCAAAAGGCGTAGAGATAGGTTTTGATGGTAAGAAATATCAAACCAAACCTTGCAAAGTGTTTAAATTAGATGCTATTCCAGAATTACCAATACGTTCTCAAAAAATTAGAGATGACAGGCACGGACCAACCTCATGGATTTCAATAATTTTAAACGAGGGGAAATTTAGGCAAGTAAGAAAAATGACTTCCTCAGTTGGGTTTCCAACATTACGATTAGTTAGGGTTCGAGTAGGTAATATTCACTTAAGCAACATGCAAGTGGGTGATGTCGTTGAGGTTTTAGATTTGATATAA